ACAGTTAAATCTTGATTACTCAAACAAATTAATAAATGAAGAAGAATTCGAGCGAGAAATTGATGATAATCCAGATAGATTTATAATTGAAATGACATCAAATGATAGTGTTTTGGATTTGTATGTTATCAGTGAGTTGATTGAGAAAATTGGGAATCAATTCACAATTGATGAGGTTTCTGAACTGTTTTCGATTGATACAGAATCTTTACACAGAGTAATTAGCAAATTGATAAGCCGATAATATACTAAAAGACAGAAAATGCCTCATATTACTATAGGTAGTTCCATTGAATGTCTAGGAGCGGAAATACACTCAAGAAAATTTGTCCCTAAAATCGTTGTTAACATTCCAAATGTAGGACGATGTTATAAGTATTCTGGTGATCGCAATAGTGACGCGGTAATTACGAAAGAACTACATCCCAAGGTCCCAAAATATAGTACGAATTCGGCCTTAAGCTTAAGTGAGTCAATTGCCGGTGAAGGTATATTTATTTTAGTTAATTCTGTTAAGCAATTATTAATTAAAGTATCACCATATACACATAGACACAAAGCTCAATATTGTTCCACAAATGTTTTTACCTATGCAGAAATTACCAAGCCATTTCCCAATATTGGAGAAATAATAAATTCGAAGCTGCTGCAAAATCCCAATTCAGGATTGTTGGATATATAATTGTATGTTTATTATACTGTAGCTTTAAGACTACAAGATGTAATCTCAAAGCTACTACATGACGGATCATACCCCAATTTCTGATAGGCATTTCCGATCTTCAACCCTGGTTATTTATACAGGATCTGTTGGCTTAAATGGTTCGATTTTAACAGTGCCAAATTTTGGGAGAGTTGGCGCAACCTCAGCGAACTTATAAGTATACTGATCTGTCAACTTTCTTAGTAAGGTTTCCCATGCACCAGGTATTGATAGATCAACGATATCGTTTCCTTTAAGCCCAAAAGGAACAATATTCGGTGAACGTAAGGTTCCGGTAGACAGCATCTTCGGCATGTAAGTCTGAGGGTTTATGTTTGCGTTGTTTAAATATGCCCTGTATGCAACCAACCAATAATTCCACGATACGTTCATTTACAATATCGGAGAAGAAGAATATCGCGATGCAATGGAGCCAGTCAAACGTAAAGATGCAAGTGTTTTGTGATAATCATGGAATCACGGTCTCCATGCTCAAGAACTGGAGGAAGCAGTTTGCCACTCCTGCAAAAGTTCCCAGACGAAAACATTTCATTCAGCTCACACCTTCTAAGGCGAGTATACCAGATATTGCACTTCCATTCGCGGAGGTGGTATCTTTATCAGGTAACAGGTAAGGTTCCGGTAGACAGCATCTTCGGCATGTAAGTCTGAGGGTTTATGTTTGCGTTGTTTAAATATGCCCTGTATGCAACCAACCAATAATTCCACGATACGTTCATTTACAATATCGGAGAAGAAGAATATCGCGATGCAATGGAGCCAGTCAAACGTAAAGATGCAAGTGTTTTGTGATAATCATGGAATCACGGTCTCCATGCTCAAGAACTGGAGGAAGCAGTTTGCCACTCCTGCAAAAGTTCCCAGACGAAAACATTTCATTCAGCTCACACCTTCTAAGGCGAGTATACCAGATATTGCACTTCCATTCGCGGAGGTGGTATCTTTATCAGGTAACAGGTAAGGTTCCGGTAGACAGCATCTTCGGCATGTAAGTCTGAGGGTTTATGTTTGCGTTGTTTAAATATGCCCTGTATGCAACCAACCAATAATTCCACGATACGTTCATTTACAATATCGGAGAAGAAGAATATCGCGATGCAATGGAGCCAGTCAAACGTAAAGATGCAAGTGTTTTGTGATAATCATGGAATCACGGTCTCCATGCTCAAGAACTGGAGGAAGCAGTTTGCCACTCCTGCAAAAGTTCCCAGACGAAAACATTTCATTCAGCTGACACCTTCTAAGGCGAGTATACCAGATATTGCACTTCCATTCGCGGAGGTGGTATCTTTATCAGGTAACAGGATAATTTTTCATTCGGCGGTCAACACAGACATGCTAAAAGAGCTACTAAACAGTAAATAAATGCTGGCACTCTCGTCCTCATGCAGGTATTTTCTGTATACTCAGCCAATCATGATAAGTAGTAGCTTTTACAAACTGGCGGCTATTGTCAATCAACAGATGCATTTGGATCCTTTAACCGGGGATGTCTATATTTTCTTTAACCGCAGAGCTACACATATCAAGCTACTTCAATGGCAGCAAGATGGATTTGCGATTTATTACAAGCGGCTTGAGAAGGGAACATTTGAGATTCCTAAACCAGGTGGGGTACAACCCTCGCTTACTTCTACACAATTGATGCTTATTCTGCAAGGCATTCAGATGGATAAAGTCCAGTACCGCAGGCGGTATTTTCGACAATCTTCCGATCATTAACATCGCGCTAACAAATAATTGATTTCCATTTGATAACATTGCAATTGCAATGAGTACGTCAGCAAAAGATAATGATTACAAACAGCTCTATGAGTCTGCCATCAACAAGGTTGAGCAGCTGCAGCATGAATTGAATCAGCTCAAGAAGATGATTTTCGGAGTTCGCCAGGAGCGATTTATTCCCGCAGATAAGAATCAACTGGCACTCGATATTCCAACAGAACAATCTGCTGTTGTTTGCAACGTGTTAGATGCAAAGAAGGTGACTTATGTCAAAGTTGTAAAACAAGATGCGACTCAAGGGAGAGATAGCCGTCATACCATACCATCTCACTTACGAAGAGAAGATGTAATTATAGATCCAGACCATATACCAGCTGGTAGTAAACATATTGGCACCACTGAAACTGAAGTGCTGGAATACAAACCCGCCGAAATTTATGTAGTCCGTTACATCCGTAACAAGTACCTTCTCCCATCTGCGGATGAGACGTCGTCAAAAATTATTGTTGGACCTTTGCCAACATTACCAGTTGCAAAATCGATGATGGGGCCAGGCTTACTGGCTCAACTGGTTGTTGAGAAGATCTGCGATCATCTCCCCGTGCATCGCCAGCAACAACGTCTGGAAAGAGATGGTATAAAGCTACCATACTCAACGCTGAGTGATGGTTTTGCTAAGACAGCTGCGTTAATTACTCCTATTTACAGAGCGCTGGTAACAGAAGTACTCAACGCTGACTATTTGCAGGCTGATGAGACAGTGTGCCTTGAAGTAACATGAAAAGTTACATGCTGTTAGATTGATGGTGGCAGGCCCACCGTAAGGGATGACAGGCATACCTTACAAACCACCCTATGATGCTTTGGACGAAAGGAAAAGGTGTTGAGCGATAGGGGAAAAGGCAGAATTAATCTGTCAGGTAAGATTTAGTGAGCTGAACGAAAGTGAACTGCCATAGTAAAGTATCGATATCGCACTTATTCTGTCGAAAGCAGGTAACAGTTTCTTACCTACAAATTAAGTTTAGCGACAGTAACCTGGTGTTGGCTAGATGACAGGCGGTACATAGGTAGCAGGACACTAAATCAGGCGATTTAATGGAACAAGGGAATTTGTACAGGAGTGCAAAGGGAACAATTCAAGCGGAGACACCGCAAGGTTAAATACCAATATCCTGTACAGAGGCGGACTAAGTCGTAGTACTATTGAAGCTGCTGTAATGGCTGTGGAGGGAAGGGCTTAGCCAGATTAGTTTTATAAAACCAACAACAGTAAAATGGATGATTGATTATTATGAAACAAAGCAACATCCGGTGACCAAGAAAATGGTACTGGATGCTTACAAGAAAGTAAAGGAAAATAATGCAAGTGGTGGAATCGACGGAGAAAGTATAGAAGATTTTTCGATTGATGCGTCAAAGAATCTATACCGGATTTGGAACAGAATGACATCTGGATGTTATTACCCGCCAGTTGTGAAAAGCGTTGAAATTCCAAAGAAATCTGGCGGTGTGCGTATTCTTGGCATACCTACAATATCAGATCGCATAGCTCAACAGGTTGTGAAAAATTATCTTGAACCTATCGTGGAAGGCAGCTTCCATGAGGATAGTTATGGATATCGTCCCGGTAAGAATGCACATCAGGCCTTGGAGAAAGCCACTGCACGGTGTGGTTATTATAGTTGGGTGGTTGATATTGATATTCGAGCGTTTTTTGATAGTATAGATCACGAACTGTTGTTGAAGGCAATCGAGTGGTATACAAAAGAGAAATGGATTCTAATGTATATTAAGCGATGGCTTAAGGCTGGAATTATGTGTAACGGAGAAGTTAGACGTGGGGAAAAGGGCACTCCTCAGGGAGGAGTAATAAGCCCGCTACTAGCTAACATCTTCCTTCACTTTGTATTTGATAAATGGATGGAAAAGAATCACTCAAACATGCCTTTTGAACGGTATTGTGACGATGCAATTATACACTGTACGACAGAAAAACAGGCAAATTTCATCAAAGGTGCAATTACCAGGAGGATGATAGATTGTCGGTTGATGCTGAATGAGGAAAAGACGCGTATAGTTTACTGCAAAAATCATATACATACTGAAGCACATCGAAGTGTAAGATTTGACTTTCTGGGTTATACTTTTCGACCATTAGGCAGACCAACTAAGAATGGCTGGAAACTTATGTATTTTCCGTGTATGAGTGACTCGTCTAAAAAAGCAGTTAGGCAAAAAGTGAGAGAGGTAGTAAGAAGACGTTTCCAAGGCACGATTTTGAACATCGCAAGGATACTAAACCCTAAAATCAGGGGATGGTATCAGTATTATTGTGTATACTCAAAGTGGACAACACATGGATTGTGGTACTGGCTAAATCTAAAATTGGTAAGATGGATAATGGAAAATAGAAAGCTTGGAAAGGGACGGGCGCATAGATGGCTTGTAAGAGTCTACGAAACCAATCCCCGATTATTTGAACACTGGTCATTTATTCGCCCATATTAATTGTATTGCTAATCTGGAAGCGCCGTGTGATGGGAGACTATCACGCACGGTGCTGTGAGAGGCTTGGGCTGAAATGCCCTTGCCTACTCGACTCGGTACCAGTGCTCGACAAGGATAAGAAAGGGAGCACTCATCGGGGGTATTATTGGCTCTATCAGGATAGTATTAACAAGCTGCTTGTCTTTGATTATCAACCCGGGCGTGGCCGGGAAGGACCCGCAGAAATGCTGAAAGATTTTTATGGTACGCTGCAAACAGACGCTTACTCCGCATATAATAGCATTGTTGATACCAATAATATAACATTGATCCACTGTCTTGCTCATGCAAGAAGGTACTTTTCTGACGCTATTTATAGCGACCGGGAAAGAGCAGAATATGTATTGGAACAGTTACAGCTCGTCTATCAGATTGAACGCGATAGCCGGGCGTTAAATCACGACAATGAAAAACGAGCAGCTTCAAGACAGAAGCACTCCTTACCTATACTGAAGGAATTAGGAAGCTGGATGGAAGACCAATACAAGCAGGTACTTCCACAAAGCCCGATAGGAAAAGCCCTTGCCTATAGTATAAAACGCTGGGATAAACTCTGTGCCTTCGTGTATGATGGAAAGCTACATCCAGATAATAACGCGGCTGAGAGATCTATAAGAGCGACTGTTATAGGCCGAAAGAATTACCTCTTTGCCGGGAGCCATGAATCAGCAAAGCGAATTGCAATGCTCTACAGCCTGATCGGAACCTGTAAACTACATAACATTAATCCCAGCCTTTGGCTAAAGGACGTTTTAATGGTCATTAACGACCATCCCATCAACAGAATCAAAGAGCTCCTACCTCATATCTGGATCACGAAGCAAAAGTAACGCTCTCCAAAATCATTACATAGGTGCTGTCTACCGGATACTTACCTTTTCTTAGTCTCATATTTATTGTTCCAAGGTTCCAATAATTTTATGCCTCCATGGCTTAATAATATTCGTATCTGCATATTCCTCGTCTGGAGAACTTTTTAATAATGACTTATCGATGTCAATTATCTTTTCATTTATCCATTAAACCGAAATGATTTAAGTCAGATGGAATGACGTTGTTAAACTCACCGGAATTTTTTAACACATTGGTATCACGAGGCGGATCCAATAAATCATACCCAAAAAAATCCATGATCCGTAATCTTAATTGGCTTGCAGTAAGCATTAGGATTGATGCTTACTGCAAGCCAAGTTAAAAATTCACTAAGTTGAATATTATTGAGGATAAAATCCAATGAGGTGAAGAAAACGTTTCATAGCAGCCATTCAATACGGTATAATTCCAA
The DNA window shown above is from Chitinophaga agri and carries:
- a CDS encoding IS66 family transposase → MSTSAKDNDYKQLYESAINKVEQLQHELNQLKKMIFGVRQERFIPADKNQLALDIPTEQSAVVCNVLDAKKVTYVKVVKQDATQGRDSRHTIPSHLRREDVIIDPDHIPAGSKHIGTTETEVLEYKPAEIYVVRYIRNKYLLPSADETSSKIIVGPLPTLPVAKSMMGPGLLAQLVVEKICDHLPVHRQQQRLERDGIKLPYSTLSDGFAKTAALITPIYRALVTEVLNADYLQADETVCLEVT
- the tnpB gene encoding IS66 family insertion sequence element accessory protein TnpB (TnpB, as the term is used for proteins encoded by IS66 family insertion elements, is considered an accessory protein, since TnpC, encoded by a neighboring gene, is a DDE family transposase.) encodes the protein MLALSSSCRYFLYTQPIMISSSFYKLAAIVNQQMHLDPLTGDVYIFFNRRATHIKLLQWQQDGFAIYYKRLEKGTFEIPKPGGVQPSLTSTQLMLILQGIQMDKVQYRRRYFRQSSDH
- the tnpC gene encoding IS66 family transposase, yielding MLDKDKKGSTHRGYYWLYQDSINKLLVFDYQPGRGREGPAEMLKDFYGTLQTDAYSAYNSIVDTNNITLIHCLAHARRYFSDAIYSDRERAEYVLEQLQLVYQIERDSRALNHDNEKRAASRQKHSLPILKELGSWMEDQYKQVLPQSPIGKALAYSIKRWDKLCAFVYDGKLHPDNNAAERSIRATVIGRKNYLFAGSHESAKRIAMLYSLIGTCKLHNINPSLWLKDVLMVINDHPINRIKELLPHIWITKQK
- the ltrA gene encoding group II intron reverse transcriptase/maturase; this translates as MIDYYETKQHPVTKKMVLDAYKKVKENNASGGIDGESIEDFSIDASKNLYRIWNRMTSGCYYPPVVKSVEIPKKSGGVRILGIPTISDRIAQQVVKNYLEPIVEGSFHEDSYGYRPGKNAHQALEKATARCGYYSWVVDIDIRAFFDSIDHELLLKAIEWYTKEKWILMYIKRWLKAGIMCNGEVRRGEKGTPQGGVISPLLANIFLHFVFDKWMEKNHSNMPFERYCDDAIIHCTTEKQANFIKGAITRRMIDCRLMLNEEKTRIVYCKNHIHTEAHRSVRFDFLGYTFRPLGRPTKNGWKLMYFPCMSDSSKKAVRQKVREVVRRRFQGTILNIARILNPKIRGWYQYYCVYSKWTTHGLWYWLNLKLVRWIMENRKLGKGRAHRWLVRVYETNPRLFEHWSFIRPY
- the tnpA gene encoding IS66 family insertion sequence element accessory protein TnpA, with protein sequence MQPTNNSTIRSFTISEKKNIAMQWSQSNVKMQVFCDNHGITVSMLKNWRKQFATPAKVPRRKHFIQLTPSKASIPDIALPFAEVVSLSGNR
- the tnpA gene encoding IS66 family insertion sequence element accessory protein TnpA, which gives rise to MQPTNNSTIRSFTISEKKNIAMQWSQSNVKMQVFCDNHGITVSMLKNWRKQFATPAKVPRRKHFIQLTPSKASIPDIALPFAEVVSLSGNRIIFHSAVNTDMLKELLNSK